Proteins encoded by one window of Candidatus Palauibacter scopulicola:
- a CDS encoding TolC family protein, whose protein sequence is MALLAAASPRMAEAQVQASDNVRQITVDEAVEIALRRNPGLLQAYSAIEMAEHNRLSAYGALLPGVSAFFSYSNSSTGRLDALSQGIVATSYSTRLQANYTLFDGWGRFTNLKSARLGVVEQNARYREAEFQVIQQVKQAYAAAVATRELVAVEERRVQRQADQLEFVRQQLELGRATRSDSLRSQVDLNNAQLALLTAQNNARTRTFELTEVIGSETLVGPTAEAELAMAAIPFTRDELFAMADLTAPALEAASLAVEAAEAAVSGARSSYLPTISVGAGYGWANQEFPPSNRSWSVGLSGSYPLFNGFQRETQLFRARATADQARQNERAARLNLSSLLDARYATAQSALASVDLAERNVELSEESLRVVQERYQLGLATILELQDAQITLTQAEVDLVRGRFDYEAAVAGIEALLGRRLDVP, encoded by the coding sequence GTGGCTCTGCTTGCGGCAGCGTCGCCCCGGATGGCCGAGGCGCAGGTGCAGGCGAGCGACAACGTCCGCCAGATCACGGTCGATGAAGCGGTCGAGATCGCGCTGCGCCGCAACCCCGGGCTGCTCCAGGCCTACTCCGCGATCGAGATGGCCGAGCACAACCGGCTGAGCGCTTACGGGGCGCTCCTCCCGGGGGTGAGTGCGTTTTTCAGCTACTCGAACTCGTCCACCGGTCGTCTCGACGCGCTCAGCCAGGGGATCGTCGCGACGAGCTACTCTACGAGGCTCCAGGCAAATTACACGCTGTTCGACGGATGGGGTCGTTTCACGAATCTTAAGAGCGCCCGGCTCGGGGTCGTCGAGCAGAACGCCCGCTATCGCGAAGCCGAATTCCAGGTCATCCAGCAGGTGAAGCAGGCCTACGCGGCGGCCGTGGCCACACGCGAGCTCGTGGCCGTGGAGGAACGTCGCGTCCAGCGGCAGGCGGACCAGCTCGAGTTCGTCAGACAGCAGTTGGAGCTGGGACGGGCGACGCGCTCGGACTCCCTCCGCTCGCAGGTCGACCTCAACAACGCGCAGCTCGCGCTGCTGACCGCGCAGAACAACGCGCGCACGCGGACGTTCGAACTCACCGAGGTCATCGGCTCCGAGACCCTCGTGGGGCCGACCGCTGAGGCGGAACTCGCGATGGCCGCAATCCCCTTTACCCGCGATGAGTTGTTCGCGATGGCCGATCTGACGGCGCCCGCTCTGGAGGCGGCCTCCCTGGCCGTCGAAGCTGCCGAGGCGGCCGTTTCGGGCGCGCGCTCCAGCTACCTTCCCACGATCTCGGTCGGCGCCGGCTACGGGTGGGCGAACCAGGAGTTCCCACCCTCCAACCGCTCGTGGTCCGTCGGGCTCTCCGGCAGCTATCCCCTCTTCAATGGCTTCCAGCGCGAGACGCAGTTGTTCCGCGCGCGCGCCACCGCCGACCAAGCCCGGCAAAACGAGCGGGCGGCGCGACTCAATCTCAGTTCGCTGCTCGACGCGCGATACGCTACGGCGCAGTCGGCACTCGCGAGCGTCGACCTGGCGGAGCGAAACGTCGAGCTCAGCGAAGAGAGCCTCCGGGTCGTGCAGGAGCGCTACCAGCTCGGCCTCGCGACGATTCTCGAACTCCAGGACGCGCAGATCACGCTCACGCAGGCGGAGGTCGATCTTGTGAGGGGTCGGTTCGATTACGAGGCGGCGGTCGCGGGGATCGAGGCCCTCCTCGGTCGGAGACTCGACGTACCATAG